One genomic segment of Triticum dicoccoides isolate Atlit2015 ecotype Zavitan unplaced genomic scaffold, WEW_v2.0 scaffold173518, whole genome shotgun sequence includes these proteins:
- the LOC119344562 gene encoding uncharacterized acetyltransferase At3g50280-like, with translation MATEASASACQHGVRIMSRRMVRPASDGETTTTKPKSTETVHLTPWDLQMLTVDYIQMGVLLPRPPTPTTAEHMVDQLAQSLARALARFYPYAGRLATKEHTGGSVTVSLQCTGEGAEFVHAVAADTTVADVAGSLSIPRVVWSFFPLNGLVGADAAVGSRIDSRIPVLAAQVTELADGVFVAMSLNHGVADGTAFWHLFNRWSEISRSSWNGSSEAITTPEPVLERWFPDGCPVPVPLPFPTLDHAVRRFHGPPVEECFLAFSAESIRSLKARANAEISGTATVSSLQSLLAHLWLAVTRARRLRPEQETSYTLAVSCRGRVKRVPQLYSGNSMVRCATAKVAAGEILRGGLCPAAWRLNRAVASCDEAALVGSTAAWHTEPRFAYLVGWWHPALLVTGNSPRFDVFGNDFGWGRPVAVQSGGGNKVDGRATVYELGREGGIGMELCLAPEALARLIADDEFMAVVVNQGQ, from the coding sequence ATGGCGACGGAGGCCTCAGCATCTGCGTGCCAGCACGGCGTCCGCATCATGTCTCGGCGAATGGTGCGGCCGGCAAGCGACGGGGAGACGACGACGACGAAACCAAAGTCGACTGAGACGGTGCACCTCACGCCGTGGGACCTGCAGATGCTCACCGTCGACTACATCCAGATGGGCGTCCTCCTGCCCcggccaccgacgccgacgacggcagaGCACATGGTCGACCAGCTGGCGCAGTCCTTGGCGCGCGCACTGGCACGTTTCTACCCCTACGCCGGCCGCCTCGCCACCAAGGAACACACCGGCGGCAGCGTCACCGTTTCGCTGCAATGCACCGGTGAGGGCGCCGAGTTCGTCCACGCCGTGGCGGCAGACACCACCGTCGCCGACGTGGCTGGCTCGCTGAGTATCCCTCGCGTGGTCTGGTCCTTCTTCCCTCTCAACGGGCTGGTCGGCGCCGACGCCGCCGTGGGCAGCCGCATCGACTCCCGCATCCCAGTCCTCGCCGCCCAGGTCACCGAGCTCGCAGACGGCGTGTTCGTGGCCATGTCGCTCAACCATGGCGTCGCGGACGGGACTGCATTCTGGCACCTGTTCAACAGGTGGTCCGAGATCAGCCGCAGCAGCTGGAACGGCAGCAGCGAGGCGATCACCACGCCGGAGCCCGTGCTGGAGCGGTGGTTCCCGGACGGCTGCCCGGTTCCCGTGCCGCTTCCATTCCCGACGCTGGATCACGCCGTGCGGCGGTTCCACGGCCCACCCGTGGAGGAATGCTTCTTGGCATTCTCCGCGGAGAGCATCAGGAGCCTCAAAGCGAGAGCCAACGCCGAGATATCAGGCACGGCCACCGTTTCCTCGCTGCAGTCCCTGCTCGCGCACCTGTGGCTCGCCGTGACCCGCGCCCGGCGCCTCCGGCCGGAGCAGGAGACCTCCTACACGTTGGCGGTCAGCTGCCGGGGTCGAGTGAAGCGCGTGCCCCAGTTATACTCGGGCAACTCCATGGTGCGGTGCGCGACGGCGAAGGTGGCCGCCGGCGAGATCCTCCGCGGTGGCCTGTGTCCGGCGGCGTGGCGGCTGAACCGCGCGGTGGCGTCGTGCGATGAGGCGGCCCTGGTTGGGTCCACGGCGGCGTGGCACACGGAGCCACGGTTCGCGTACCTGGTCGGGTGGTGGCACCCGGCGCTGCTGGTGACGGGCAACTCGCCGCGGTTCGACGTGTTCGGTAACGACTTTGGgtgggggaggccggtggcggtgcAGAGCGGCGGCGGGAACAAGGTTGACGGAAGGGCCACCGTGTACGAGCTGGGGCGCGAAGGTGGAATCGGCATGGAGCTTTGCCTGGCTCCGGAGGCTCTTGCAAGGCTCATCGCGGATGACGAGTTCATGGCCGTGGTGGTGAACCAAGGCCAATAG